The segment ACCCGGGCCGGCCTGCGGGTCTGCTCACTGGACCGCTACGACGGACACCCGGTGGAGGCGGTGAAACTCGGCAGCTACCGCCGTGCCAAGGGCCTGGAATTCAAGCGCGTCTATCTGCCGCAGCACGACACCCCGCCGCCCACGGGCGCCCCGGACGGCCGCACCCCCGCCGAAACCGCCGACGAGCGCGCCGAACTGGCCCGCAGTCAGCTCTACGTCGCCATGACCCGCGCCCGCGACGTCCTCTGGCTGGGCAGCGTCCGGCCGGTACGGGAGAACTGAGCGACGGGAGGCGGCCCGGCCCCGTCGCTCCCGCCCCCGCCCCCGAGCCTGCCGATGCCGCCCGTAATGTCCTGCTGCACGGTGAATCTCCCCTTCGGTGGGAATATCCCGGGAGGGCGTCGGGAACCCCACATGGCGACATCCCGCAAGGGCCTGAACCAGGACCGGCCCGCCGCCATGGCTGACAGGAGTTCCGACTGTGCGACGCAAGATCGCTTTCCTTGGTGCGCTGGCTCTCACCGGGGGGCTCGTCGCGTTCGCTCCCTCCGGCGCGCATGCCATCACCGGCGTCATCACGTACCACACCCGGCCCGACAACCGGCCGCACGAGATCCTCGACCCCGGCGACGACCACTGCTACGGAGTGGGGGACGGCTACGGCGAGGTGGACAACGACACCCCCACCGACCTCGTCCTGTACAACGGCCGCGACTGCACCGGCTCCGTGGTGACCGTCGTGCGCGCCCGCGGCTGGCTCACCGCGAGGTTCGGCAGCCTCCAGCTGAGCTCGGACGGCCCCCGCGAAGAGGTCCCCTCCGCCGACGAGGACCGCTCCGAGGACCCGGACCGCTCGGACAATCCGGACCGCTCCGACGACCGCGACCCCGCCGACAACGACCGGGACCCGGCCACCAACGACCGCCCGAACCGCTCCGACGGCCAGGACCCGGCGGACCGCCCGGACCGCTCCGACGCCCGGGACTCCTCCGGCAGCTCCGACCCCTCGGACGACTTGGACCACTCCGACCACCCGGGGGACACGCAGGACCCCGACCGTTCGGAGGACCGCGACCGGCCCGCAAGTTCGGCAAGCCCGGTGGACCCGGTCAACGCGGGGACCCCGGGACGCCATGGACGACCGGGCCGCCCGGGGGCGGCGGGCTGAGACGGGGCTGAGGGGGCGGGCTCGTGGGGCCGGCGCAGGGGTGATCGCGTAACGGGAGCGCCGGCCCCGGCGGGAGCGCCGGCCCCGGCGGGGGCGGACGCTGCGTCAGGGGCGGACGGCCTGAGGCCGCCGGGCCACCTCTGAGCGGGCCACCCCTGGGCCGGGCCACCCCTGGGCCGGTCTACCCCTGGGCCGGGGTGCCGGCCCAGTCGGTCAGGGCGCGGTGGCGCTCGATGCGGCGGTCCGGCAGGGAGGGTGCGCGGGTGGCCCAGGCGATATGGCCGTCGGGGCGGATGAGGATCTCCCGTACCCCGTCGAGGTCGGCGCGGTGGTCATGGCGGGTGACGGTCAGGGCGGTCACCCGGGGGCCCCAGCCCGGGGTGACGGTCTGCCGCAGCTGCTCGTCGCCCGCGAGGTCCAGCAGGACGAACCGGCCGGGCGGCAGGAGCTCGTGGACGCGGACGGCCGCGGAACCGGCCGCCGTCAGGGCGATATCGGGCATCCGCCGTCCCGCCAGGGGGTCGGCGTCGGCGGCGGTGGGCGGATAGGCCGTGTCGAGCGCGGAAATCCGGCCGGCCAGGCGGCGGTTGACCTCCTCGATGCCCAGGAGCTCCGTGAGCAGGGTGCGTAGCGCGGCGGCTGGGCGCTGATACGGGGGAAGCAAGGTCAGCTCCATCAGCAGCGTCTGGACCTCGGTGTTCTCGGTGACCGCTTGTCCGACCGGATGCCGCTCGGCGTGGTAGCTGTCGAGCAGTCCGGGCGGGGCCCAGCCGTTGATCTCGGCGGCGAGTTTCCAGCCGAGGTTCATCGCGTCCTGGAGTCCGGTGTTGAGGCCCTGTCCGGCGGCCGGGAAGTGGATATGGGCGGCATCGCCGGCCAGCAGGACGCGTCCGGCGCGGTAACGGGCGGCGAGGCGGGTGGCGTTGCCGAACCGCGACAGCCAACGGGGCTGCGCCACCCCGCAGTCGGTGCCGCAGAGGTCCACCAGGGAGCTGCGGAACTCCTCCGGTGTCAGCGGTTCGGCGGACGGTGTGCGCATCCGCCGCGGGTCGATGAGGACGAGGCGGGTGAGGCCGCCGGCCCGCCCCTCTGCCGGTCCGTCTGCCGGCCCGTCCGCCGGTCCGTCCGCCTCCAGCGGGGCGACCAGGACACCGGCGGCGCGCGCACGGTCGAGGGCTGCCGGGTCCACGACCGCGAAATCCCCCAGTACGCCGGTCAGGGTCTCGTCGGTGCCGGGGAACGCGATGCCGGCGGCCCGCCGTACCGCGCTCCGTCCGCCGTCGCAGCCGACCAGATACCGTGCGCGGACGGTCCGCAGGCCGCCCCCGGGCTCGCGGACGTCCACCTCGACACCGCCCGCCGCCGTGCGCCCGCCCCGCTCGCCGTCGCGGCGCGCGAGGCCGAGCCCGGTCGGCCCTGCGCCGTCACCGTCGGCGTCCTGGCGCAGCCCGACCACCTCGTATCCGCGCCGGACCGGCACGGCGAGTTCGCGGGCGCGCTCCGTCAGCAGCTGCTCGGTGCGGGCCTGGGCGAGGAACAGGGTGTAGCCGTGCCGGGTGTCCAGCGCGCTGAAGTCCAGCCGGGTGGCCAGTCCGGCGAAGTGCCACTCCGGTACGGCGCGTCCGCGGGCCAGGAAGCGTTCCACCAGGCCGCGTTGGTCCATCAGCTCGATACTGCGCGGGTGCAGGGTCAGCGCCCGTGAATCCCGCTGCGCCGCGGTCCGCCGCTCAAGGATCTGCACCCGTACGCCGCCCAGCGCCAGTTCGGCGCCGAGCATCAGCCCGGTCGGCCCCGCACCCACCACGAGCACATCGACCTCGTCGGCCACTTCGGTAGCGGCGTCCATCGGCTGCCTCCCGCCCTCTGCGTATTTAGTGAACGGTGTTCACGTGAACGTTGTTCACTATAATGAGGTTCATGAGCGCCGCGTCAACCCCCAGCCCGTCCAGCCCGCCCGGCGTCCGGCCCGCCACCACGGGGCGGGGCCGGCCCCCGAAGCTCGACCAGGCGCGGACCGTCGAGGTCGCCCTGGTGCTGCTGGACGAGGTCGGGCTGGACGCGCTGACCATGCGGCGGCTGGCCGAGGCCATGGAGGTACGGGCCGGTGCGCTCTACCGCTACTTCGCCACCAAGCACGAGCTGCTGACCGCGATGGCCGAGGTGCTGCTGGCCGACTGTCTCGACCGGCCGTTCCGGTCGCCGGACTGGAGCGAGCGCGTGGCCGAACTGGCCCGCCGGATGCGTACGGCGCTCCTGGGCCACCGCGACGGCGCGCGCGTCTACGCCGGTACGCACGCCACCGGCGCGCACACCCTCGGTTTCGCCGACGCCCTCATCGGCGTCCTGCGGGAGGCGGGCTTCACCGCCGACGACGCGGGCCGGGCCGCGCTCACGGTCGTCCACTTCACCCTCGGCCACACCCTGGAGGAGCAGGCCGCCCGCCAGGGTGCGGACGCCGGTCCGGCGGACCCGGAACGGCTGCGCGCGGCGGTGGCCCCGGGGCAGTACCCCCATCTCACCGCCGCGTTGCCGGTGGTGACGAGTACGGATTTCACCGCCCACTTCGAATTCGGGCTGGGGCTGCTGCTCCAGGGCCTGCGCGCCCTCGGACCCGGCACCGCGCAACCGGGGACCGGCGGGTGACGTCATGCCCGAGCTGCCCGACGTCGAGGCGTTCCGGGGGATCCTGGCCTCCTGTGTGCAGGGGAGGCGGATCCGGCGGACCGAGGTGTACGACGCGGGCGTGCTGCACGGGGTGAGTGCCGGGCGGCTGCGCCGGGAGCTGACCGGCCGCCGGTTCGCCGAACCGGAGCGGCGCGGCAAGTGGCTGCTCGCGCGCACCGACGGCCCCACCGTGCTGCTGCACTTCGGGATGACCGGGGAGCTGGTGTGCGCCGGCTCCGGTGAACCGGCGCACGCCCATGACCGGGTGGTGTTCACGGTGACCGGCGGACGGCAGCTCCGCTACCGCGACCAGCGCAAACTCCAGGGCCTGTGGCTGGTCGACGAGGCCGGGCTGGACCGGATGCTGCGCGATCAGGGGCCGGACGCGGCGACGCTGACCCGTAAGGGGTGCGAGGCGGTGCTCGCCGGACGGCGCGGCAGCCTCAAGTCGGTCCTCATGGACCAGTCGGCGCTGGCCGGGCTCGGCAATCTGCTCGTCGACGAGATCCTGTGGCGCGCCCGGCTGCACCCCGCCCGGCGGGCCGGTGCGCTCTCCGCCGACGAGCACGGCCGGCTGCACACGGCGCTGCGCCGCACCCTGCGGTCGGCGGTCCGCGCGGGCCGCGTACCGCCGCGCAGCTCCTGGCTCACGGGACGCCGCGACGACCCCGGCGCGAGCTGCCCGCGCTGCGGTGCGGCCCTGTGCCGGATGCGCCTCGCGGGCCGCGGCACGGTGTGGTGCCCCGACTGCCAGCCCGCCCCGACCGCCGGGGGCGAGACCTGAACTCCGGTCCGCCGGGGAGAGACCTCAACTCCGGCCCACCGCACGCCGCCTGGCACTGCGAACGCGGTCAGCGGAGCCGGGCGGCGACACGGCGGCCGGCGCGACAGGAGTGTGACGGGGCTCACCTGAAAACAGTGACAGGACGTTGTCGCGGACCGCTGCGAGCGTGGGCGGCATGACGCTCACCGATGAGGACTGCCTCGCCGAAACTCAGGCATTCAACAAGCAATTCGAGACCACTGCCGTGAGCCGCCCGGCGCGCGAAGGGACGCCGGACGCGGCCCTGCTGGCCGCCCTGCGGCGCAACCGGCTCGGTGGCGACACACCACCGGTGAGGCTGCCGCAGGGCCAGGACCGTGTCATTGAGGGCGGGGTGAAGGTACGGGTCTTCGTGCCGGACCACGTGGAGGGCGTGTACCTGCACTTCCACGGCGGCGGCTGGGTGTTCGGTGCGGCGGACGGGCAGGACGAGCGGCTGTGGCAGCTCGCCGAGCAGGCACGGCTGGCCGTGGTCAGCGTGGACTACCGCCTCGCGCCGGAACACCCGTACCCCGCCGGGCCCGACGACTGCGAGGCCGCCGCCCGGTGGCTGGTGCAGCACGCCGCGACCGAGTTCGGCACCCAACGGCTGCTGACCGGGGGCGAATCGGCCGGTGCCCACCTCAGTGTCGTGACGCTGCTGCGGCTTCGTGACCGGCACGGCATCACCGGCGCGTTCCGGGCGGCCCATCTGCTCTTCGGCCCCTACGACCTGTCCATGACGCCGAGCCAGCGCTCGTTCGGATCCAGGCGGCTGCTGAGCAATACGGACACGCTGCGGCAGACCTACGAGCTGTTCACGCCCGGCACGGGGCCGGAACAGCGCCGCGATCCCGAGATCTCCCCGCTTTTCGCCGACCTCGCCGGTCTGCCGCCCGCACGGATCGTCGTCGGCACCGAAGATCCGCTGCTGGACGACTCGCTGTTCCTGGCCGGGCGGTGGCAGGCGGCCGGCGCGCCCGTGCACCTCGGTGTCGTCGCCGGCGCCATGCACGGCTTCACGCTGTTCCCGCTGACCATCACCGAGCGGGAACTGCGGCGCCAGCGGGAATTCCTGTCCACCACGGGACGGTAGCGTCGCGCGGATGAACCGCACTGCCCGGCTCTATGCGCTGGTCGAAGAGTTGCGCGCGGCGGCGCCGCGGCCGCTGACGGTCGCGGCGCTGGCCGCGCGGTTCGAGGTGAGCGGGCGCACGGTGCAGCGCGACCTCCAGGCGCTGATGGAGACCGGTGTCCCGGTACGCACCACCCCCGGGCGGGGCGGCGGCTGGTCGATCGACCCGGACATGACCCTGCCCCCGATCCACTTCACCACCGAGGAAGCCTCGGCCCTGGCCGTCGCCCTCGCCGCGGCCGACGCCGCCGCCCCGTACGCCGCCGCGGCCCGCACGGCGGCTCAGAAGATCGCGGCCTCGATGTCCGGCCCCGCCTCGGCGGCCGCACAGGACCTCGCCGCACGGATCGTCGCGCTGCCCTCGCCCGCCCACGCCACGGTCCGCACCGCGGTGGAACAGGCCCTCACCACCCACACGGTGCTGCGGCTGTCCTACACCGACGCGGCGGGACGCGTGAGCGACCGCGTGGTGGAACCGGCCGGACTGCTCACCGCCAAGGGCAGGTGGTACCTCATCGCCTGGTGCCGCACGCGCCAGGCAGGCCGGGGCTTCCGGCTGGACCGCATCACCGCAGCGGCTCCCACTACGGAGCAGGCGCAGCCGCACGACCTGACGGAACTCCTGCGCGCCTCGGCGGCGGCCGACGCGGTGCGGCCCACCACGCTGGCTCCCCTCACCACCCCGCGGTGAGAAACCGGGCGCCGCTCCGGTGTCCGGTCACGGCCCCGGCCCGCTCGCCCCCGCCTGTGGTGGAGTGCGCTCCACCCTGAAGACGGGACCGTGCTCTCTCCTCCGGGCGCCCCGCCGTTTCTAGCGTCATCAGTGGCCCGGTGATCCATCCGACCCACTGAGAGGGCGTGCGTATGTTCCGGCGGCGGCGAGGTCCGGCGACTGCTACCGCAGAGCGGGTGGTGGTGGAGGGGGTGTCCGACGCGCTCACCCTGGAAGGGGTCGGCCGGGAGTACCGGCGCGGGGCGCTCGCCCTGCACCCCGTCGATCTCGCGGTGCCCCGGGGGCGGTTCCTCGCGGTCATGGGGCCGTCCGGCTCGGGGAAGTCGACCCTGTTGCAGTGCGCGGCCGGGCTCGACCGGCCGACGGCGGGAACGGTGCGCATCGGCGGTACGGAGGTGTCCGCGCTCTCTGAGGCCGCGCTGACCCGGCTGCGGCGCGAGCGCGTCGGGTTCGTGTTCCAGGCCCACCATCTCGTGCCGTCGCTGACCGTCGCGGAGAACGTCGCGCTGCCGCTGCTGCTCGGCGGCACGACCGGGACGGAGCGGGTGCGGCAGGGGCTCGCGGACGTCGGGCTGGGGGAGCGGG is part of the Streptomyces platensis genome and harbors:
- a CDS encoding alpha/beta hydrolase, with the translated sequence MTLTDEDCLAETQAFNKQFETTAVSRPAREGTPDAALLAALRRNRLGGDTPPVRLPQGQDRVIEGGVKVRVFVPDHVEGVYLHFHGGGWVFGAADGQDERLWQLAEQARLAVVSVDYRLAPEHPYPAGPDDCEAAARWLVQHAATEFGTQRLLTGGESAGAHLSVVTLLRLRDRHGITGAFRAAHLLFGPYDLSMTPSQRSFGSRRLLSNTDTLRQTYELFTPGTGPEQRRDPEISPLFADLAGLPPARIVVGTEDPLLDDSLFLAGRWQAAGAPVHLGVVAGAMHGFTLFPLTITERELRRQREFLSTTGR
- a CDS encoding helix-turn-helix transcriptional regulator, whose translation is MNRTARLYALVEELRAAAPRPLTVAALAARFEVSGRTVQRDLQALMETGVPVRTTPGRGGGWSIDPDMTLPPIHFTTEEASALAVALAAADAAAPYAAAARTAAQKIAASMSGPASAAAQDLAARIVALPSPAHATVRTAVEQALTTHTVLRLSYTDAAGRVSDRVVEPAGLLTAKGRWYLIAWCRTRQAGRGFRLDRITAAAPTTEQAQPHDLTELLRASAAADAVRPTTLAPLTTPR
- a CDS encoding ABC transporter ATP-binding protein; the encoded protein is MFRRRRGPATATAERVVVEGVSDALTLEGVGREYRRGALALHPVDLAVPRGRFLAVMGPSGSGKSTLLQCAAGLDRPTAGTVRIGGTEVSALSEAALTRLRRERVGFVFQAHHLVPSLTVAENVALPLLLGGTTGTERVRQGLADVGLGERGDAAPAELSGGQCQRVAIARALVTGPDIVFADEPTGSLDPAAAHDVLALLRRAVDRDGHTVVMVTHDPAAAAWTDEALFLAGGRVVGSVTCPDAAQVSRIMRGLGRGEGAASDGGDVRVGGGRHEASDGGRAA
- a CDS encoding Fpg/Nei family DNA glycosylase → MPELPDVEAFRGILASCVQGRRIRRTEVYDAGVLHGVSAGRLRRELTGRRFAEPERRGKWLLARTDGPTVLLHFGMTGELVCAGSGEPAHAHDRVVFTVTGGRQLRYRDQRKLQGLWLVDEAGLDRMLRDQGPDAATLTRKGCEAVLAGRRGSLKSVLMDQSALAGLGNLLVDEILWRARLHPARRAGALSADEHGRLHTALRRTLRSAVRAGRVPPRSSWLTGRRDDPGASCPRCGAALCRMRLAGRGTVWCPDCQPAPTAGGET
- a CDS encoding TetR/AcrR family transcriptional regulator, whose protein sequence is MSAASTPSPSSPPGVRPATTGRGRPPKLDQARTVEVALVLLDEVGLDALTMRRLAEAMEVRAGALYRYFATKHELLTAMAEVLLADCLDRPFRSPDWSERVAELARRMRTALLGHRDGARVYAGTHATGAHTLGFADALIGVLREAGFTADDAGRAALTVVHFTLGHTLEEQAARQGADAGPADPERLRAAVAPGQYPHLTAALPVVTSTDFTAHFEFGLGLLLQGLRALGPGTAQPGTGG
- a CDS encoding FAD-dependent monooxygenase; the protein is MDAATEVADEVDVLVVGAGPTGLMLGAELALGGVRVQILERRTAAQRDSRALTLHPRSIELMDQRGLVERFLARGRAVPEWHFAGLATRLDFSALDTRHGYTLFLAQARTEQLLTERARELAVPVRRGYEVVGLRQDADGDGAGPTGLGLARRDGERGGRTAAGGVEVDVREPGGGLRTVRARYLVGCDGGRSAVRRAAGIAFPGTDETLTGVLGDFAVVDPAALDRARAAGVLVAPLEADGPADGPADGPAEGRAGGLTRLVLIDPRRMRTPSAEPLTPEEFRSSLVDLCGTDCGVAQPRWLSRFGNATRLAARYRAGRVLLAGDAAHIHFPAAGQGLNTGLQDAMNLGWKLAAEINGWAPPGLLDSYHAERHPVGQAVTENTEVQTLLMELTLLPPYQRPAAALRTLLTELLGIEEVNRRLAGRISALDTAYPPTAADADPLAGRRMPDIALTAAGSAAVRVHELLPPGRFVLLDLAGDEQLRQTVTPGWGPRVTALTVTRHDHRADLDGVREILIRPDGHIAWATRAPSLPDRRIERHRALTDWAGTPAQG
- a CDS encoding chitin-binding protein; its protein translation is MRRKIAFLGALALTGGLVAFAPSGAHAITGVITYHTRPDNRPHEILDPGDDHCYGVGDGYGEVDNDTPTDLVLYNGRDCTGSVVTVVRARGWLTARFGSLQLSSDGPREEVPSADEDRSEDPDRSDNPDRSDDRDPADNDRDPATNDRPNRSDGQDPADRPDRSDARDSSGSSDPSDDLDHSDHPGDTQDPDRSEDRDRPASSASPVDPVNAGTPGRHGRPGRPGAAG